Proteins encoded by one window of Arachis hypogaea cultivar Tifrunner chromosome 1, arahy.Tifrunner.gnm2.J5K5, whole genome shotgun sequence:
- the LOC112801835 gene encoding casein kinase II subunit beta-1 isoform X1 yields the protein MYRERGLVGASKSEDRKRINDVLDKQLERSSPSTSRVGGINGGSKDRSSLLSSSSKDPRSTSISKNSNISEEPETDSEESDVSGSDGDDTSWISWFCNLRGNEFFCEVDDDYIQDDFNLCGLSSQVPYYDYALDLILDVESSHGDMFTEEQNELIESAAEMLYGLIHVRYVLTSKGMAAMLDKYKNYDFGRCPRVYCSGQPCLPVGQSDIPRSSTVKIYCPRCEDLYYPRSKYQGNIDGAYFGTTFPHLFLMTYGQLKPQKPSQSYVPRVFGFKLHKP from the exons ATGTATAGAGAGCGAGGGCTAGTTGGGGCCTCCAAATCGGAGGATCGGAAGAGAATCAACGACGTCCTCGATAAGCAGCTAGAGCGATCCTCACCGTCCACTTCGAGGGTTGGTGGCATCAATGGCGGCAGCAAAGACAGGTCTTCCCTTCTATCATCTTCCTCCAAGGACCCTCGCTCTACATCTATCTCCAAGAACTCAAACATCTcag AGGAACCTGAAACAGACAGTGAAGAATCAGATGTTAGTGGCTCTGATGGAGATGACACCTCTTGGATCTCATGGTTCTGTAATCTCAGAGGAAATGAATTCTTTTGTGAGGTTGACGATGATTACATCCAAGATGACTTCAACCTGTGTGGGTTAAGCAGTCAAGTGCCTTACTATGATTATGCTCTTGATTTAATATTGGATGTTGAGTCCTCCCATG GTGACATGTTCACAGAGGAACAAAATGAGTTGATTGAATCAGCAGCGGAGATGCTTTATGGTCTGATTCATGTTCGATACGTATTGACAAGCAAAGGAATGGCTGCCATG CTTGACAAGTACAAGAACTATGATTTTGGAAGATGCCCAAGAGTTTACTGCTCTGGACAACCGTGCCTTCCAGTTGGTCAGTCAGATATTCCTAGGTCAAGTACTGTGAAGATATACTGCCCTAGATGTGAAGACCTATATTATCCTCGGTCCAAGTATCAAGGCA ACATTGATGGAGCATACTTTGGGACAACATTTCCACACCTCTTCCTCATGACGTATGGACAACTGAAGCCACAAAAACCATCACAGAGCTACGTTCCAAGAGTTTTTGGGTTCAAACTTCACAAGCCATGA
- the LOC112801835 gene encoding casein kinase II subunit beta-1 isoform X2 — translation MYRERGLVGASKSEDRKRINDVLDKQLERSSPSTSRVGGINGGSKDRSSLLSSSSKDPRSTSISKNSNISEEPETDSEESDVSGSDGDDTSWISWFCNLRGNEFFCEVDDDYIQDDFNLCGLSSQVPYYDYALDLILDVESSHGDMFTEEQNELIESAAEMLYGLIHVRYVLTSKGMAAMLDKYKNYDFGRCPRVYCSGQPCLPVGQSDIPRSSTVKIYCPRCEDLYYPRSKYQDIDGAYFGTTFPHLFLMTYGQLKPQKPSQSYVPRVFGFKLHKP, via the exons ATGTATAGAGAGCGAGGGCTAGTTGGGGCCTCCAAATCGGAGGATCGGAAGAGAATCAACGACGTCCTCGATAAGCAGCTAGAGCGATCCTCACCGTCCACTTCGAGGGTTGGTGGCATCAATGGCGGCAGCAAAGACAGGTCTTCCCTTCTATCATCTTCCTCCAAGGACCCTCGCTCTACATCTATCTCCAAGAACTCAAACATCTcag AGGAACCTGAAACAGACAGTGAAGAATCAGATGTTAGTGGCTCTGATGGAGATGACACCTCTTGGATCTCATGGTTCTGTAATCTCAGAGGAAATGAATTCTTTTGTGAGGTTGACGATGATTACATCCAAGATGACTTCAACCTGTGTGGGTTAAGCAGTCAAGTGCCTTACTATGATTATGCTCTTGATTTAATATTGGATGTTGAGTCCTCCCATG GTGACATGTTCACAGAGGAACAAAATGAGTTGATTGAATCAGCAGCGGAGATGCTTTATGGTCTGATTCATGTTCGATACGTATTGACAAGCAAAGGAATGGCTGCCATG CTTGACAAGTACAAGAACTATGATTTTGGAAGATGCCCAAGAGTTTACTGCTCTGGACAACCGTGCCTTCCAGTTGGTCAGTCAGATATTCCTAGGTCAAGTACTGTGAAGATATACTGCCCTAGATGTGAAGACCTATATTATCCTCGGTCCAAGTATCAAG ACATTGATGGAGCATACTTTGGGACAACATTTCCACACCTCTTCCTCATGACGTATGGACAACTGAAGCCACAAAAACCATCACAGAGCTACGTTCCAAGAGTTTTTGGGTTCAAACTTCACAAGCCATGA